A part of Sander vitreus isolate 19-12246 chromosome 8, sanVit1, whole genome shotgun sequence genomic DNA contains:
- the LOC144522361 gene encoding YY1-associated factor 2-like isoform X2 — translation MGDKKSPTRKPRPVSQLVAQQANQQFAPPTLPKKEKKEKSEKDKSDKELTLKKKSYKKMRPRLKNIDRSSAQHLEVTVGDLTVIITDFQEKAKPTSTSTSAASADQHSQSGSSSDNTERGVSRCSSPRGEGSPINGDTH, via the exons AAAACCACGGCCTGTTTCTCAGCTGGTTGCACAGCAAGCAAATCAGCAGTTTGCACCACCCACGCTCCccaaaaaggagaagaaagaaaaatcagAGAAAGACAAGAGTGATAAAGAACTAAcactaaaaaagaaaagctatAAAAAGATGAG GCCCAGGTTAAAAAACATAGACAGGAGCAGCGCCCAGCATCTAGAGGTCACAGTTGGAGACTTGACTGTAATAATCACAGACTTTCAGGAGAAAGCCAAACCCACGTCCACTTCAACAAGTGCTGCCTCAGCAGACCAACACAGCCAAAGTGGCTCAAGCTCTGATAACACTGAACGAGGGGTCTCCAGATGCTCTTCGCCCCGCGGGGAAGGCTCGCCGATTAATGGAGATACTCACTAA